From Coffea arabica cultivar ET-39 chromosome 9c, Coffea Arabica ET-39 HiFi, whole genome shotgun sequence, one genomic window encodes:
- the LOC140014172 gene encoding uncharacterized protein: protein MGDFNNILSSEEKLEGRPREKKSFQDFKQLIDDNQLLDVRYNRKPWTWCNNWKGSGEIMQRLDRGLCSEGWPQLFENAKCSHNESHASDHNMLLLETLPVDMRKKKRFYFDKRWVQHEGA, encoded by the coding sequence ATGGGTGATTTCAATAATATACTCTCTAGTGAAGAAAAATTGGAGGGAAGaccaagagagaagaaaagCTTCCAGGATTTCAAACAATTGATTGATGACAATCAGCTGCTAGATGTAAGATATAATAGAAAACCTTGGACATGGTGTAATAACTGGAAAGGAAGTGGAGAAATAATGCAGAGACTTGATAGAGGGCTATGTAGCGAAGGTTGGCCTCAATTGTTTGAAAATGCCAAATGTTCACATAATGAATCACATGCCTCAGATCACAATATGTTGCTGCTAGAAACATTGCCTGTGGAtatgaggaagaagaaaaggttCTACTTTGACAAAAGATGGGTTCAACATGAAGGAGCATGA